The window GCAAGGCCACCGGCAAGCACGTCACCATCTATGGCCAGACCGAGGTGACGCGCGACCTGATGGATGCCAGGGCCAGGGCCGGACTGTCCACGGTTTATGATGCCGCGGATGTCACGCCCCAGCGCTTCGACGGCAGAAATCCGAGCGTCAGCTACGTCAAGGATGGCGTCACAGCCACGATCGATTGCGACTTTATCGCTGGCTGCGATGGCTTCCACGGCGTCTGCCGCAAGGCCGTTCCGCAGTCGGCGCGCCAGGAGTTCGAGCGGCTCTATCCGTTCGGATGGCTGGGCGTGCTGTCCGAGACCAGGCCCGTGTCCGACGAACTGATCTATGCCGGCCACGAGCGCGGTTTCGCGCTGTGTTCAATGCGATCGATGTCACTGAGCCGCTATTACGTGCAGTGTTCGATCGACGATCACATCGATCAGTGGCCGGATCAACGATTCTGGGACGAACTCAAACGCCGGCTCGACGACCAGGCGGTGGCAGACCTCGTAACCGGCCCGTCGATCGAGAAGAGCATCGCACCGCTGCGCTCCTACGTCGCCGAGCCGATGCGATTCGGTCGACTGTTCCTGGCCGGCGATGCGGCGCACATCGTACCGCCGACCGGCGCCAAGGGGCTGAATCTCGCCGTTAGCGACGTCCATTATCTATCGGACGCGATCCGCGAATTCTACGACGAGAAGTCCAATGCCGGGCTCGACGCCTATTCGGCAAAGGCGCTGGCGCGGGTCTGGAAAGCCGAGCGCTTCTCGTGGTGGATGACCTCGATGCTGCACCGCTTTCCTGATACCGACGGTTTTTCGGCCCGTATCAAGCGCACCGAACTGGACTACCTCATCAATTCCGAGGCGGCCACCGCTTCGCTATCGGAGAACTACGTCGGCCTGCCGTTCTAAACGGAAGCGCCACTCCGCGACCACGGCCATCACAGCGAAAGGCCGCCATCGACGCTGATCTCGGCGCCCGTCATATAGGCGCTGTCGTCGGAGAGCAGGAACAGAACAACCTTCGCGACGTCCTCCGCGGTTCCCATCCGTTTCAAGGGGATCAAGGCCGCACGACGTTCGAGATCCTCCCGCGCCCGGCTGTTCAGCATCGTCGTGTCGATCAGGCCCGGATGCACCGAATTGACCCGGATGTGGAGCGGCGCGAGTTCCAGAGCCGCCGATTTCGTCATACCCCTCACCGCCCACTTGGTCCCGACATAGGCGATGGCGTTCGGAATACCTTGCAGGCCTGCCGTCGACGAGACGTTGACGATCGCACCGCCGCCGGATCGCTGCATCAGTGGCGCGGCGGCCTTCAGGCCCAGCACCACACCGAGCTGGTTAACGCGAAAATGCGCCTCGATTAGATCGGGCGCGGTCTCCGAAATCGGTCTCGGCCGATAGATCCCGGCATTGTTGACCAGGCCGTGGAGACCGCCAATGCTTTCGCAATGAGCGATGACGTCCTGCCAGTCGGTTTCGCTGGCGACATCGAGCCGCTTGAAATCGGCGCCGCTGCCGAGACTCTCGGCGATTTGTCGTCCCTGGTCCTCAAGAATGTCCGCGATGACAACCCGGGCGCCCTCGCTGACGAGACGACGCGCCTCCTCCGCGCCCTGGCCTCCGGCTGCGCCGGTGACCAGGACGATTTTGTTGGTAAAACGGGCCATGTCGTTCACAGCGCTTCCATGTTGCAGCCGACATCTTCCTTGGCGCCGAACAGCCGGCCCAACTCCGCTGCATCGGCTGCCGATTGAGGCTTGACCTTGAGAGTGTCCCATTTGTCCGCGGCATTGGCCTGTGCGGTGCCGACCACCGGCCGCCTGATCAACTGATGATCCCAGTCCCGGAAATAGACTTCCTGGTTACCATCCTTAAAGCGCAGCCCTTCCAGCGCCTGCACCAGCTTGTCGGACTCCGTTGAGTTCGCCCCTTCGATCGCCCGTAGCAGGAAGCGGGTCATGAACCAGCCGAACCAAACCCGATCGGTCGGCGGCCGGTCGTTGGTCTTTCGGTAGGACTGGACGAAGGCGCTATCCTCGGCGGAGTTGTTGGGATCGTTGAAGTACCAGGTCTTGCCGTAGATGCCCGACAGCGCCTCGCGCGGCACACTCCAAAGATCGGTGTCGCTCACCGCCGGCCCGGCGACGCCGATCTGGCCGGTCATGCCAAATTCCTTGAACTGTTTCAGGATCGGCCCGACATTCGCCAGCCCGCTGATCACCAAGTCCGGCTTGGCCTGGCGAACCTTGAGGATGTAGGAGCTGAGGTCGGTGGTTTCGACCGGCACGCGGTCGGTGCCGACGATGGTGCCGCCCGCCGCCTTGATGATGTCGCTGTACGTCGACAACACGTCGTCGCCGAAGGTGAACGACGCGATCAGAAAGTACCATTTCTTGCCGACCGCCAGCAGCTCCGGCGCCATTGCCCGCGCGTAGACTGGCACAGAGGAAGGCCCGCGGAAAGTGAACCGGTTGCAGGCCTTGCCGGTGATCTCCCGCGCCGCAGCGTTCAGCGAAATGAACGGCACCCGGCTGCGTTTCGCCACCGCACCCATCGCCAGCGAATTGGCACTCGACGTTCCGCCGATCACCACGCTGACCTTCTGCTCCTGGATCAGCTTGGTGATGCTCTGCGTCGCGCTTTGCGGATCGGATTCGTCGAGCCAGGTCAGTTCGATGTCGCGGCCCATTGTCTTGCTGCCGGCCTCCTTGAGCGCGATCTGGACGCCTGCCGCAAGATCGGCTCCCTGCTGTGCGAAGGCACCCTGTTTGGCAAGCACCAGGCCGATACGAACCGGCTCGGCCGCCACGGCCGAGCCGATATACGGTACCGAAAGCGATATCGCACCGCCGGATAACATGATGGCGCCGGAGCTGCCGAGGAAGCGGCGGCGGGAGATGGAGCGGCCGTTCGCCGTGGCGGCAGCCGGTTTATGTTTGTCGATCATTGGATGCGTTCCTCTCTGCTTTTTGATCCTGGCACCGGCGCACGCCGATGCCAGGCACTCCTTCATTCCGTATGCGCCAGGCCGAGATATTTCGCTTGCAGCGTCTGATCCCGCGACAGGGCCTCGGCCGATCCTTCGAATGCGACGCTGCCGTTGACGAGGATGTAGGCGCGATCGGCAATCTGAAGGATCGCCGTGGCGTCGTGTTCGACGATGATCAGACTGGCGCGCTGGCGCAATTCAAGGATCGCCGACATAATGTCGTCAACGACGGCGGGCGCGAGTCCCTCGAACGGCTCGTCGAGCAGTATAACGCGGCTCGGGATCATCAGCGCGCGGGCGATCGCCACCATCTGGCGTTCGCCGCCGGACAGGTTCTGCGCCTTGGCGTTCTGCAACACCCGCAGCTTCGGAAATAACCGGTAGGCTTCGTCCAGCGAGGACCCTCCCGGGCGCATCGCCAATTGCAAATTCTCCACGACCGTCAGATTGCCGAACAACCGACGCCCCTGCGGCACCAGCGCGATGCCACGTCGGCTGATGACGTGGGACGGCAGGCCGGCCAGCGGCGCACCGTCGAGGCTGATCTCGCCGGCCTTGATTTCGCACGCGCCCATGATGGCGCGGAG is drawn from Nitrobacteraceae bacterium AZCC 2146 and contains these coding sequences:
- a CDS encoding 3alpha(or 20beta)-hydroxysteroid dehydrogenase (product_source=KO:K00038; cath_funfam=3.40.50.720; cog=COG1028; ko=KO:K00038; pfam=PF13561; superfamily=51735) codes for the protein MARFTNKIVLVTGAAGGQGAEEARRLVSEGARVVIADILEDQGRQIAESLGSGADFKRLDVASETDWQDVIAHCESIGGLHGLVNNAGIYRPRPISETAPDLIEAHFRVNQLGVVLGLKAAAPLMQRSGGGAIVNVSSTAGLQGIPNAIAYVGTKWAVRGMTKSAALELAPLHIRVNSVHPGLIDTTMLNSRAREDLERRAALIPLKRMGTAEDVAKVVLFLLSDDSAYMTGAEISVDGGLSL
- a CDS encoding branched-chain amino acid transport system substrate-binding protein (product_source=KO:K01999; cath_funfam=3.40.50.2300; cog=COG0683; ko=KO:K01999; pfam=PF13458; superfamily=53822; transmembrane_helix_parts=Inside_1_20,TMhelix_21_43,Outside_44_424), giving the protein MIDKHKPAAATANGRSISRRRFLGSSGAIMLSGGAISLSVPYIGSAVAAEPVRIGLVLAKQGAFAQQGADLAAGVQIALKEAGSKTMGRDIELTWLDESDPQSATQSITKLIQEQKVSVVIGGTSSANSLAMGAVAKRSRVPFISLNAAAREITGKACNRFTFRGPSSVPVYARAMAPELLAVGKKWYFLIASFTFGDDVLSTYSDIIKAAGGTIVGTDRVPVETTDLSSYILKVRQAKPDLVISGLANVGPILKQFKEFGMTGQIGVAGPAVSDTDLWSVPREALSGIYGKTWYFNDPNNSAEDSAFVQSYRKTNDRPPTDRVWFGWFMTRFLLRAIEGANSTESDKLVQALEGLRFKDGNQEVYFRDWDHQLIRRPVVGTAQANAADKWDTLKVKPQSAADAAELGRLFGAKEDVGCNMEAL
- a CDS encoding p-hydroxybenzoate 3-monooxygenase (product_source=KO:K00481; cath_funfam=3.50.50.60; cog=COG0654; ko=KO:K00481; pfam=PF01494; superfamily=51905; tigrfam=TIGR02360), which encodes MRTQVVIVGAGPAGLLLGQLLHHYGIDNIILERKDAGYVLARVRAGVLEQGTVDTLRKIGVADRLLADGLPHDGVEIAFGGARHRINMRKATGKHVTIYGQTEVTRDLMDARARAGLSTVYDAADVTPQRFDGRNPSVSYVKDGVTATIDCDFIAGCDGFHGVCRKAVPQSARQEFERLYPFGWLGVLSETRPVSDELIYAGHERGFALCSMRSMSLSRYYVQCSIDDHIDQWPDQRFWDELKRRLDDQAVADLVTGPSIEKSIAPLRSYVAEPMRFGRLFLAGDAAHIVPPTGAKGLNLAVSDVHYLSDAIREFYDEKSNAGLDAYSAKALARVWKAERFSWWMTSMLHRFPDTDGFSARIKRTELDYLINSEAATASLSENYVGLPF